The genomic region AGCTTACATCTTGTATGCAGAAGGAGACAGGTTCCTCACTACAAGAGGTACAATCAAGCTTGAGAACATGACAGAAATGCCTTGTTCCTGTGAAGTCTGTTGCAAATACACTCCAGATGACTTAAGGGCAATGCCTAAGGAAGAAAGAGTGAAACTTATAGCTCAACATAACCTTCATGTAAGCTTTGCAGAACTTAGGCTTATCCGTCAAGCCATTGCTGAAGGAAGCTTGATGGAACTTGTAGAGGAACGTTGCAGAGCTCACCCTATGCTTCTTGATGCAGTGAGACATTTAGGTGAGTACAGTGAAGACTTGGAAAAGTATGACCCTAGAAGCAAGAAGTCTGCATTTTTCTACACTGGTCCTGAATCATTGAAGAGAGCAGAGGTTACAAGACACTTAAAGCAATTGGAAAATATGGACAAAAAGAAAAGCCTTGTTGTCCTTCCAGCTTATAGAAAACCTTACAGCAAGTACTTGTCAAACAGCTTTAAGGAATTCCTTGTTTATGCAAAGGATGAATCCAAAGGTGAAGATGATCCTTGCATAATTGACAATAAGGAAACTGATTTCGCTGTTTTGGACATTCCATTCTGCTTGATTCCACTTGAATTGGATGAGGTTTATCCTTTAAGTCAAAGTGATGCCCCTAAGATTCATGACAAGATTGCTGTTGAGTTTGTAAGAGACTTTTTAGTTGATTTTGCAGAAAATTATGATAATGTATTGATTCATCCTAAGGTCTTGGATGAGCTTGAACTTGATTTCATTGAAGAATACCCACATCCTGAAGAAATCAAGTTTGAAAAGGATGACATCAAGAAATTAAAGGCAATCGCTGATTATCAGTTCGGCCATGGCGCTGGAGATGCATTATTCACTGGAAAGATCAAGATTGAAAAGAGTAAAAAGACAGGTAAGATTAGACATGTCTTTGATAAGAATCAAAATATTGTAAATATGAGAGCTTCTGACAGCTTTTTGATATTATCCAAGTTAGGTGCAAAAAGACTTGCAACCCTTGATGGAATGAGA from Methanobrevibacter ruminantium harbors:
- the tgtA gene encoding tRNA guanosine(15) transglycosylase TgtA, which codes for MFEIKAKDMRGRVGVLKTKHGDVKTPNLMPVIHPRKQTINVKDYGADIVITNAYLIYKDEDLSKKALDVGLHELINFDGPIMTDSGSFQLSVYGDVDITNKEVIEFQEAIGTDIGTSLDIPTGPYVDREKAEEDLEITIERAKEAISYVKDNDYEMKINSVVQGSTYPDLREYCATELTKLDADLYPIGAVVPLMEMYHYRDLVDVVMHSVKCLPDSKARHLMGAGHPMIFALCVAMGCDLFDSAAYILYAEGDRFLTTRGTIKLENMTEMPCSCEVCCKYTPDDLRAMPKEERVKLIAQHNLHVSFAELRLIRQAIAEGSLMELVEERCRAHPMLLDAVRHLGEYSEDLEKYDPRSKKSAFFYTGPESLKRAEVTRHLKQLENMDKKKSLVVLPAYRKPYSKYLSNSFKEFLVYAKDESKGEDDPCIIDNKETDFAVLDIPFCLIPLELDEVYPLSQSDAPKIHDKIAVEFVRDFLVDFAENYDNVLIHPKVLDELELDFIEEYPHPEEIKFEKDDIKKLKAIADYQFGHGAGDALFTGKIKIEKSKKTGKIRHVFDKNQNIVNMRASDSFLILSKLGAKRLATLDGMRNKVMIDNSVESFARDGKSVFAKFIIDCDENIRSNDEVLIVNEEGELLAFGKALLNHKEMLDFKTGQAIKTRKGFKK